Proteins encoded in a region of the Pigmentiphaga litoralis genome:
- a CDS encoding ATP-binding protein: MSKALEMQVGQAVQIARHYRRSVRIDADIGRADALDGYVLTNTACNALSIMCRQVNGSKDRAFTWTGPYGGGKSSLAVVLASALSANSGVRTRATAILANEVPGFAKAFPVSSKGWLILPVVGKRASIAVEVAKALDKALPCSAAHEASQVTTTLVSLAEEGRFDGVLLLVDEMGKFLEAAAAGGEDIHFFQDLAEKAGHCKGKLVIVGLLHQSFRQYASRLGIEAREEWAKIQGRYGDISFVGSGDEVVQLIGNAIECHIKHPLSVDTARTIAAAIANRRPSVGEGMTQLLDQCWPLHPITAALLGPASRRQFGQNERSVFGFLSSLEPHGFQDFLQTWDRRAAYGPDRHWDYLRANLEHAILASPDGHRWAQAVEAVERAEAKGADVVELALAKVLALIDIFRGTSGLLATEDVLRTAIPGTPEKKVLAALEKLSHWRVAVFRKHIASWTVFEGSDFDIDQAVAKARSSFVGVDTAVLTGMANLHPVVAKQHYHQTGSFRWMGVSLHTLQEAERLAENYTGEGGEFGRFALVLPDRQSVQQDGIAKLAALEKDGDKAVVFGVPPNYQLIADLGAELLSLRIVEETSPELDGDSVARREVAARLLAVKGALEESLREAVAKAQWVLGEKAERVKSLAALTSDMANTRFAEGPKVWSELINRDVLSTNSVKARRDLMHRMVNNGDQQHLGIEGFPAERGLYETVLSEPGLHGAVGENAWGFKAPLPNDKACMYGLWNATKQLIVDGGIKGLTATEIYDTWGKAPHGVKAGLMPVLLLVFALTHSDHIAVYRDGMFEPKLTDVDADELLQDARRFNLRWVDKDSNHAVALKSIAAALNACGFPPAGHSPLDVSRGLVKLVFTLPAWAKRTHNVSKQAKSVRDILLRASDPNRLLMIDLPTTLGVPMIEVGPMIELLLKELLDAYPQMLQRVDRAMAEALDTNEGEDLELRERAAPISKLGADLRLQSFASRLMKRDGSLEAIEGILSLAANKPPRDWTDLDIDSALLAVSDLALAFRRAEALVNVQGRALGREAISVVVGTGGVSVVITKTFELASRDKRVVEEAALDVLSRLEKLGLKGDLLFAALAKASSALYEKELNNG; the protein is encoded by the coding sequence ATGAGTAAAGCCCTGGAAATGCAAGTAGGCCAAGCAGTTCAGATTGCCCGCCATTATCGCCGTTCTGTGCGCATTGATGCGGATATTGGGCGGGCTGACGCACTCGATGGATATGTGCTAACCAACACCGCTTGCAACGCGCTGTCTATTATGTGTCGGCAAGTCAATGGATCTAAAGATCGTGCGTTTACATGGACGGGACCTTACGGTGGCGGCAAGTCGTCCTTGGCCGTCGTTCTGGCATCTGCATTGTCGGCGAATAGTGGGGTACGTACACGCGCGACCGCAATTCTTGCCAACGAAGTGCCGGGCTTTGCTAAGGCTTTTCCGGTTTCCTCCAAGGGATGGCTCATTCTGCCGGTCGTCGGTAAGCGTGCCAGCATCGCTGTCGAGGTCGCAAAAGCTTTAGACAAAGCTCTTCCTTGTTCGGCAGCGCATGAAGCAAGCCAAGTGACAACGACACTCGTTAGCTTGGCTGAAGAAGGTCGTTTCGATGGTGTGCTGTTACTCGTAGATGAGATGGGCAAATTCTTAGAAGCTGCCGCGGCCGGTGGTGAGGATATCCATTTCTTCCAGGACCTTGCAGAGAAGGCAGGACACTGCAAAGGCAAGCTCGTCATTGTCGGCTTATTGCACCAGTCATTCCGCCAATATGCCTCTCGGTTAGGCATTGAAGCACGCGAGGAATGGGCGAAAATTCAGGGGCGGTATGGCGATATTTCCTTTGTTGGCTCCGGGGACGAGGTTGTGCAACTGATCGGCAACGCGATCGAGTGCCACATCAAGCATCCTCTAAGTGTTGATACCGCTCGTACCATCGCAGCAGCAATCGCCAATCGCCGTCCTAGCGTTGGTGAGGGCATGACCCAACTGCTCGATCAGTGTTGGCCGCTGCATCCGATCACAGCTGCCTTGCTCGGCCCTGCTTCTCGTCGGCAGTTTGGCCAGAATGAGCGCAGCGTTTTCGGTTTTTTGTCTTCGCTCGAACCGCATGGTTTCCAAGATTTCTTGCAGACGTGGGATAGGAGGGCCGCATACGGTCCCGATCGTCACTGGGATTATTTGAGAGCGAACCTTGAGCATGCGATTTTGGCGTCTCCGGATGGCCATCGCTGGGCACAAGCAGTTGAAGCAGTCGAGCGCGCCGAGGCCAAGGGTGCTGACGTTGTTGAGTTGGCGCTGGCCAAGGTTCTTGCTTTAATCGATATCTTCCGTGGAACATCTGGATTGCTGGCGACTGAGGACGTGCTGCGCACTGCCATCCCGGGAACGCCTGAGAAAAAAGTACTTGCGGCACTCGAAAAACTGAGCCATTGGCGCGTTGCGGTCTTTAGGAAGCACATCGCCTCGTGGACCGTGTTTGAGGGCAGCGACTTTGATATAGACCAAGCGGTTGCAAAGGCGCGTTCTAGCTTTGTGGGTGTCGATACCGCCGTCTTGACCGGGATGGCAAATTTGCATCCTGTAGTCGCCAAACAGCACTATCATCAGACAGGCTCGTTTCGGTGGATGGGCGTTTCCCTGCATACCTTGCAAGAAGCCGAGCGCCTTGCCGAAAACTATACCGGCGAGGGGGGAGAGTTTGGGCGTTTTGCCTTGGTGCTACCCGACCGTCAATCGGTCCAGCAAGACGGGATAGCGAAACTCGCCGCTTTGGAGAAAGACGGAGACAAGGCTGTAGTATTTGGAGTGCCGCCTAACTACCAGCTTATTGCGGACCTCGGGGCAGAACTATTATCGCTGCGAATCGTCGAAGAAACGAGCCCCGAACTCGATGGCGACTCGGTGGCAAGGCGTGAAGTAGCGGCTCGACTGTTGGCCGTCAAAGGCGCGCTTGAAGAGTCGTTGCGCGAAGCGGTTGCAAAGGCTCAATGGGTACTTGGAGAGAAGGCTGAAAGAGTAAAAAGTCTTGCCGCGCTGACCTCTGATATGGCGAACACACGATTCGCGGAGGGCCCGAAGGTCTGGAGTGAGCTGATCAATCGAGACGTGTTGTCCACCAACAGCGTTAAAGCTCGACGCGATCTCATGCACCGAATGGTCAACAATGGCGACCAACAACATCTAGGCATTGAAGGCTTCCCCGCTGAACGCGGTTTATATGAAACAGTTTTGTCTGAGCCGGGACTGCACGGAGCAGTCGGCGAAAATGCCTGGGGTTTTAAGGCCCCCCTTCCAAACGACAAAGCGTGCATGTACGGCCTTTGGAATGCGACTAAACAGTTAATTGTTGATGGCGGCATCAAGGGGCTTACGGCTACCGAGATCTATGATACTTGGGGTAAAGCACCGCATGGCGTCAAAGCTGGCTTAATGCCGGTCTTGCTACTTGTGTTCGCGCTAACTCATTCCGATCATATCGCTGTTTACCGCGACGGCATGTTCGAGCCAAAATTGACCGATGTCGATGCAGATGAACTTCTGCAAGATGCGCGCCGCTTTAATTTGCGTTGGGTCGACAAAGACAGTAATCATGCCGTCGCTCTTAAATCGATCGCGGCAGCGCTGAATGCCTGTGGTTTCCCGCCTGCTGGGCACTCGCCTCTCGACGTTTCACGTGGTCTTGTCAAACTGGTGTTTACTTTGCCGGCTTGGGCCAAACGCACCCACAACGTGTCGAAACAAGCAAAGTCGGTGCGCGATATTTTGCTGCGTGCAAGTGATCCCAACCGTCTTCTGATGATTGATCTGCCAACGACGCTCGGCGTCCCAATGATCGAGGTTGGGCCAATGATCGAGCTGCTGTTGAAGGAGCTGCTCGATGCGTATCCGCAGATGCTCCAGCGGGTCGATAGGGCAATGGCCGAGGCGCTCGATACAAACGAAGGTGAGGACTTAGAACTGCGCGAACGCGCAGCGCCAATTTCGAAGCTGGGCGCCGATCTTCGTCTCCAAAGTTTTGCATCTCGTTTGATGAAGCGAGACGGCTCCCTCGAGGCGATCGAGGGCATTCTGAGCTTGGCGGCGAACAAGCCGCCACGTGACTGGACCGATCTCGACATCGACAGTGCTTTATTGGCCGTCTCCGATCTGGCGCTGGCCTTCCGCCGGGCGGAAGCCCTTGTAAATGTTCAAGGCCGTGCACTCGGCCGCGAAGCGATCTCCGTGGTGGTGGGAACCGGCGGCGTCTCCGTGGTGATAACTAAGACCTTTGAATTGGCGAGCCGCGACAAGCGAGTCGTCGAAGAGGCCGCATTGGACGTGCTCAGCCGTCTTGAGAAACTGGGACTGAAGGGCGACCTGCTGTTCGCCGCGTTGGCCAAGGCCAGTTCGGCCTTGTACGAAAAGGAATTGAACAATGGCTGA
- a CDS encoding phosphoadenosine phosphosulfate reductase family protein, translated as MAERHVLGLSGGRDSAALAVHVRQTMPEVEFEYFFTDTGKELPEVYEFLGRLEGYLGKPILRLNPRRDFDFWLREYGNFLPSPQTRWCTRQLKLAPFEQYVRPMLAAGDNVFSYVAIRSDEDYREGYSAKQANLKVLLPFREAGIDKPGVIEILESSGVGMPRYYDWRSRSGCTFCFFQQKIEWVRLRELHPDAYEEAKSYEKTALDSGSPFTWTQGEALTELEKPARVIQIKKDYEVRLEREKARRPVNPLRQWDEPIDIDDLYGEDEGGGSCNICHK; from the coding sequence ATGGCTGAACGCCATGTATTGGGTTTGTCAGGCGGGCGTGATAGCGCTGCACTGGCGGTGCACGTGCGGCAGACCATGCCCGAGGTGGAGTTCGAGTACTTCTTCACCGACACCGGCAAGGAGCTACCCGAGGTATATGAGTTCCTGGGTCGTCTCGAGGGCTATCTCGGTAAGCCAATTCTCAGACTGAACCCGCGGCGCGACTTTGATTTTTGGCTGCGTGAGTACGGTAATTTCTTGCCTTCGCCCCAAACGCGGTGGTGCACGCGGCAGCTGAAACTCGCACCGTTCGAGCAGTATGTGCGGCCAATGCTTGCGGCAGGCGATAATGTGTTTTCGTATGTCGCGATTCGCTCCGACGAGGACTACCGCGAGGGGTATTCCGCAAAGCAGGCCAATCTCAAGGTTTTACTCCCATTCCGCGAGGCCGGCATAGACAAGCCAGGTGTCATCGAGATTCTGGAATCCTCGGGCGTGGGTATGCCTAGGTACTATGATTGGCGTAGCCGATCGGGTTGCACGTTTTGCTTCTTCCAGCAGAAGATCGAATGGGTGCGCCTGCGCGAACTGCATCCCGACGCGTATGAGGAAGCTAAGAGCTACGAAAAGACCGCTCTGGACAGTGGTTCGCCGTTCACGTGGACGCAAGGCGAGGCCTTGACCGAGCTTGAAAAGCCGGCACGAGTCATACAGATCAAGAAGGACTACGAAGTTCGCTTAGAACGAGAGAAGGCCCGTCGTCCCGTGAATCCCTTGCGCCAATGGGACGAACCGATCGACATCGATGATTTGTATGGCGAGGACGAGGGCGGCGGATCGTGCAACATTTGCCACAAGTAG
- a CDS encoding LysR family transcriptional regulator, whose protein sequence is MNFDLADLRAYLAVADLGSFRAASDAMHLSQSALSRRVDKLEDALGVKLFQRTTRRVELTTIGRGFVPKARNVLNELETALLGVQDVAEKISGEVTIACVPSAVAYFLPDVIRQYHARYPRIRIRVIDESSSVILTAVARGEADFGLTYIGTQDADIDFHSLLRESFVVALRADHPLARKRKLSWADLTGHDFISLAQGSGNRFLVDQALANSPHRPRWFCEVQHVPALVSLVEAGVGIGVVPQLAMPPKGHATLATVPLVNPDVSREIGLIHRRGRALSPVAQLLFDLLVEMRR, encoded by the coding sequence GTGAATTTCGATCTCGCCGATTTGCGGGCCTATCTTGCCGTGGCGGACCTGGGCAGCTTTCGGGCCGCGTCCGACGCCATGCATCTGTCCCAATCCGCGCTCTCCCGCCGCGTGGACAAACTGGAAGATGCCCTGGGCGTAAAGCTGTTCCAACGCACCACCCGGCGCGTCGAACTCACCACCATCGGCCGCGGCTTCGTCCCCAAAGCACGCAACGTGCTGAACGAGCTGGAGACGGCCCTGCTCGGCGTACAAGACGTCGCCGAAAAAATCTCGGGCGAAGTCACCATCGCCTGCGTCCCTTCCGCCGTCGCCTACTTCCTGCCCGACGTCATCCGCCAATATCACGCGCGCTACCCCCGCATCCGCATCCGCGTCATCGACGAATCGTCATCAGTCATCCTGACCGCCGTCGCGCGTGGCGAAGCCGACTTCGGACTGACGTACATCGGCACACAAGATGCCGATATCGACTTCCATTCCTTGTTGCGCGAATCGTTCGTCGTGGCCCTGCGCGCCGACCATCCGCTAGCGCGCAAACGCAAGCTGTCCTGGGCCGACCTGACCGGCCACGACTTCATCAGCCTGGCGCAAGGCAGCGGCAACCGTTTTCTGGTGGACCAGGCGCTCGCCAACAGCCCGCATCGGCCCAGATGGTTCTGCGAAGTGCAGCACGTGCCGGCGCTGGTGAGTCTGGTCGAGGCAGGGGTGGGAATCGGCGTCGTGCCGCAACTGGCCATGCCGCCCAAGGGGCATGCCACGCTGGCGACCGTGCCCTTGGTGAATCCGGACGTCAGCCGCGAGATCGGGCTGATACACCGGCGCGGGCGGGCATTGAGCCCGGTCGCGCAGTTGTTGTTTGATTTGTTGGTGGAGATGCGGCGGTGA
- a CDS encoding Bug family tripartite tricarboxylate transporter substrate binding protein: MQVSTVTASHGRIPFWCVATAITAAAIGVSAPSVAQTWQPSRPIRLLVPYAPGGSSDVIARAIATEMAKGLGKAVVVENKGGGQGTIATQEVARARPDGYTLLLGHVGTFAVNPATMPNLSYDVNKDFAPITLLARLPMVFAVASGTPANTLAEFVTLAKSKPGALNYGSAGNGSAGHLAFEMLKTAAGVDVTHVPYKGTGAQIADLLAGHIDAAAAGTPGLLPHVQAQKIRLIAVGSAKRLPVLPDLPTVAELGYPGFESSQWFGLLAPANTPPEVITRLNAEALKALRSDAVQHRLEHDSSETMGQGPAEFATFIKTEGERWAKVVQAARLQAN; encoded by the coding sequence GTGCAAGTTTCAACCGTGACGGCCAGCCATGGCCGCATTCCTTTCTGGTGCGTGGCGACGGCGATCACCGCCGCCGCCATCGGCGTGTCGGCGCCGTCTGTTGCGCAGACGTGGCAGCCGAGCCGCCCCATCCGTTTGCTGGTGCCGTATGCGCCGGGCGGCAGTTCCGACGTGATCGCCCGGGCCATTGCGACCGAGATGGCGAAGGGGCTGGGCAAGGCCGTGGTCGTGGAGAACAAGGGCGGCGGGCAGGGCACGATCGCGACGCAGGAAGTGGCGCGGGCACGGCCCGATGGCTACACGTTGCTGCTGGGCCATGTGGGCACGTTTGCCGTGAACCCGGCGACGATGCCCAACCTGAGCTATGACGTGAACAAGGACTTTGCGCCGATCACGTTGCTGGCGCGATTGCCGATGGTGTTTGCCGTCGCCAGTGGCACGCCGGCGAACACGTTGGCGGAATTCGTGACGCTGGCCAAGTCCAAGCCGGGGGCGCTCAACTATGGGTCCGCGGGCAATGGCAGCGCGGGGCATCTGGCATTTGAAATGTTGAAGACCGCCGCGGGGGTTGACGTGACGCACGTGCCGTACAAGGGCACGGGGGCGCAGATTGCCGATCTGCTGGCGGGGCACATCGATGCCGCGGCGGCGGGCACGCCCGGGCTGTTGCCCCACGTGCAGGCGCAAAAGATCCGTCTGATTGCGGTCGGGTCGGCCAAACGTTTGCCGGTGCTGCCTGACCTGCCCACCGTGGCGGAACTGGGCTATCCGGGCTTTGAAAGTTCGCAATGGTTCGGGCTGCTTGCGCCTGCCAATACGCCGCCCGAGGTGATCACGCGCCTGAACGCAGAAGCGCTGAAGGCGCTGCGGTCGGACGCGGTTCAGCACCGGCTGGAACACGATTCGAGCGAGACGATGGGGCAGGGCCCCGCCGAATTCGCCACTTTCATCAAAACGGAAGGCGAGCGCTGGGCCAAGGTGGTCCAGGCCGCGCGCCTGCAAGCCAACTGA
- a CDS encoding Ldh family oxidoreductase has translation MTPQTNAATAMSEHDLISLGTRAFQGLGLPQADAEDVAKVLVLADLFGLSTHGLSRIESYGDRLKVGGINPTAQVSVNAVASAIRLVDGDNGVGPLVGMHALRAAMEAAKACGVGVAFARGSNHFGPISPYSLIAAEAGFASIIGSNATTTIAPWGGSDARLGNSPIGFGVPNPGGQPFLLDMAMSVVARAKIRNALKQGAAIPDTWATDKDGRATTDPKAALDGFLLPVGGHKGYGLALMVDLFAGLLSNAAYLTHVKSWVDAPDEPQNLGHFFILIDTSVLGSTAWLTDRMNDFASILHGSPAVEADKPVIVPGEIELKKLARHRAEGFVPDPAVLAQLQECAALTK, from the coding sequence ATGACTCCGCAAACGAACGCCGCGACGGCGATGTCTGAACACGACCTTATTTCCCTGGGCACGCGTGCCTTCCAGGGCCTTGGCCTGCCGCAGGCGGACGCCGAAGACGTGGCCAAGGTGCTGGTGCTTGCCGATCTGTTCGGCCTCAGCACGCATGGCTTGAGCCGCATCGAATCGTACGGCGACCGGCTGAAGGTGGGCGGCATCAATCCCACCGCGCAGGTCAGCGTGAACGCCGTGGCGTCGGCCATCCGATTGGTTGACGGTGACAACGGTGTGGGCCCGCTGGTGGGCATGCATGCCCTGCGGGCGGCCATGGAGGCGGCCAAGGCGTGCGGCGTGGGCGTGGCGTTTGCCCGCGGCAGCAACCATTTTGGGCCGATCTCGCCGTATTCCTTGATCGCGGCCGAGGCCGGTTTTGCCAGCATCATCGGCAGCAATGCCACCACGACCATTGCGCCGTGGGGCGGCAGCGATGCGCGCCTGGGCAATAGTCCCATCGGCTTTGGCGTGCCCAACCCGGGCGGTCAACCCTTCCTGCTCGACATGGCCATGAGCGTGGTGGCCCGCGCCAAGATCCGCAATGCATTGAAGCAGGGCGCCGCCATTCCGGACACGTGGGCGACCGACAAGGACGGCCGCGCGACGACCGATCCCAAGGCGGCGCTGGATGGATTCCTGTTGCCGGTGGGCGGCCACAAGGGCTATGGCCTGGCGTTGATGGTGGACCTGTTTGCCGGGCTGCTGTCGAACGCGGCCTACCTGACGCATGTGAAGTCGTGGGTCGATGCGCCCGACGAGCCGCAGAACCTGGGGCACTTTTTCATTCTGATCGATACCTCTGTGCTGGGGTCCACGGCGTGGCTGACGGATCGCATGAATGACTTTGCGTCGATCCTGCATGGCAGCCCGGCGGTGGAAGCGGACAAGCCGGTGATCGTGCCGGGCGAGATCGAGCTGAAGAAGCTGGCGCGCCATCGCGCGGAAGGGTTTGTGCCCGATCCGGCCGTGCTGGCGCAGCTGCAGGAATGCGCCGCGTTGACCAAGTGA
- a CDS encoding Bug family tripartite tricarboxylate transporter substrate binding protein, producing MKTCLLAVALTALAATSATSVAADASTYPTKPVTVVVPYVAGGAADITARVVAQKMSDSLGKTFVVENKPGANGQIGTDQVAKAKPDGYTLLMDASGPLVVNPVLYKQVPYDPVKDLAPITQLTSYQYVLVVPVASPIKSLDELVEAAKREPGKLTYGSAGIGSGGHLAGELLALTAKAGMTHVPYKGNAQALADLLGGQLSFGFDTVVTAVPHIRGGKLRPFAVTGETRASALPDVPTMKELGFKDFKVTQFQGLLAPAGTDPAILERIRTAAVAALKDPDVIRRLADEGGNDIVGGTRADFAKLMRDELTQYRTLVRDAGIKAE from the coding sequence ATGAAGACATGCCTGTTGGCAGTGGCTTTGACGGCGCTCGCGGCGACCAGCGCGACCAGCGTTGCAGCGGACGCATCGACCTATCCCACCAAGCCGGTTACGGTGGTGGTCCCCTACGTGGCGGGCGGGGCGGCGGACATTACGGCGCGGGTGGTTGCGCAGAAAATGTCCGACTCGCTGGGCAAGACCTTTGTGGTGGAAAACAAGCCGGGCGCCAATGGGCAGATCGGCACGGATCAGGTTGCGAAGGCGAAGCCCGACGGCTACACGCTGTTGATGGATGCGAGTGGCCCGCTGGTGGTCAATCCGGTGCTGTACAAGCAGGTGCCGTACGACCCGGTCAAGGACCTGGCGCCGATCACGCAGCTGACGAGTTACCAATACGTGCTGGTGGTGCCGGTCGCGTCGCCGATCAAGTCGCTGGACGAGTTGGTGGAGGCCGCCAAACGCGAGCCGGGCAAGTTGACCTATGGGTCGGCCGGCATCGGGTCGGGCGGACATCTGGCGGGCGAGTTGCTGGCCTTGACGGCCAAGGCCGGCATGACGCATGTCCCGTACAAGGGCAACGCGCAGGCGCTGGCGGATCTGCTGGGCGGGCAGCTGTCGTTTGGTTTCGATACGGTGGTGACGGCTGTGCCGCATATCCGGGGTGGCAAGCTGCGGCCGTTTGCGGTGACGGGGGAGACGCGGGCAAGTGCCTTGCCGGACGTGCCCACGATGAAGGAACTGGGCTTCAAGGATTTCAAGGTGACGCAGTTCCAGGGACTGCTGGCGCCGGCCGGGACGGATCCGGCGATTCTTGAACGCATCCGGACGGCCGCGGTGGCCGCCTTGAAGGACCCCGACGTGATTCGCCGGCTGGCGGACGAGGGCGGCAACGATATCGTGGGCGGCACGCGGGCGGATTTTGCGAAGCTGATGCGGGATGAGTTGACGCAGTACCGCACGTTGGTGCGCGATGCCGGCATCAAGGCGGAATGA
- a CDS encoding MBL fold metallo-hydrolase has protein sequence MDVLIQGYPGRAVFHGGLGWSTITLLRTEGRVILIDVGAFGVRKPLLKQLQARGVAPADVTDVVLTHAHYDHAVNFVLFPNATVWIGARELAWAAEQPPGFNPLPELYVRELEASPSVRRLQGGDAFLPGLQAIDAPGHTPGHLLFYWTSDAGDVLFTGDAAKNRAELLSRNVADTDDRARSLDSLDTIWQWWRRRDGTVLVPGHDLSMNLDDEGQPVYLGTRQAAISAWFSETLETATPIDLCCGPRPGFLTPSVE, from the coding sequence ATGGACGTCCTTATCCAGGGCTACCCCGGCCGCGCCGTGTTCCACGGTGGTTTGGGCTGGAGCACGATCACGTTGCTGCGCACCGAAGGGCGGGTCATCCTGATCGACGTGGGGGCGTTTGGCGTGCGCAAGCCCTTGCTCAAACAACTGCAGGCGCGGGGTGTTGCGCCGGCTGACGTGACGGATGTCGTGTTGACCCATGCGCATTACGACCATGCGGTGAACTTTGTACTGTTCCCGAACGCGACGGTATGGATCGGCGCGCGGGAACTGGCGTGGGCTGCCGAACAACCGCCGGGTTTCAATCCGCTGCCCGAGCTGTATGTGCGGGAACTGGAGGCATCGCCATCCGTTCGCAGGCTGCAGGGCGGGGACGCATTCCTGCCCGGCTTGCAGGCGATCGACGCCCCAGGCCACACGCCGGGCCACCTGCTGTTCTATTGGACGAGCGACGCCGGCGACGTGCTGTTCACCGGCGATGCCGCCAAAAATCGCGCGGAGCTGCTGTCGCGCAATGTTGCGGATACCGATGACCGCGCCCGCAGTCTCGACAGCCTGGACACGATCTGGCAGTGGTGGCGCCGCCGGGACGGCACGGTGCTTGTCCCGGGTCACGACCTGAGCATGAACCTGGATGACGAGGGACAACCTGTCTACCTGGGGACGCGGCAGGCCGCGATATCTGCCTGGTTTTCCGAAACGCTGGAAACGGCAACACCGATTGATTTGTGCTGTGGCCCCAGGCCCGGTTTTCTGACCCCTTCCGTGGAATGA
- a CDS encoding transporter substrate-binding domain-containing protein codes for MSIDASLLHAFAPTGRLRVSINVGNPILANLDPASGEPFGVSVDLARELARQLGVEHELVVFKSAGESVAAVSANAADVGFFAVDPLRGEAIAFTEPYVLIEGCYLVRQASPLNSNDEVDQAAHSVVVGKGSAYDLYLTRALKEARIVRAPTSPSVVDTFLAEGADAAAGVRQQLEGDAQRVGGLRVLPGRFMEIRQAMGLPKSRDAAAARHLAAFVESMKASGFVADALKRHGIEGAAVAPLV; via the coding sequence ATGTCTATCGATGCTTCTTTGCTTCATGCGTTTGCACCGACCGGCCGCTTGCGCGTGTCGATCAACGTCGGCAATCCGATTCTTGCCAACCTGGACCCGGCCAGTGGAGAACCGTTCGGAGTGTCGGTGGACCTGGCCCGCGAGCTTGCCCGGCAATTGGGGGTCGAGCATGAACTGGTCGTATTCAAGAGTGCCGGCGAATCCGTCGCGGCGGTATCGGCCAATGCGGCCGATGTCGGCTTCTTTGCGGTCGATCCGCTGCGTGGCGAGGCGATCGCCTTTACGGAACCGTACGTGCTGATCGAAGGCTGCTACCTGGTACGCCAGGCATCGCCGCTGAACAGCAATGACGAGGTCGACCAGGCTGCGCATTCGGTGGTGGTCGGTAAGGGCAGTGCGTACGACCTGTACCTGACCCGCGCGCTGAAGGAGGCGCGCATCGTGCGTGCCCCCACGTCGCCGTCGGTGGTCGATACCTTTCTGGCGGAAGGCGCCGACGCGGCTGCCGGAGTCAGGCAGCAACTGGAAGGCGATGCGCAGCGCGTGGGCGGATTGCGGGTGCTGCCCGGGCGCTTCATGGAGATCCGGCAGGCCATGGGCTTGCCCAAGTCGCGTGACGCGGCGGCGGCGCGGCACCTGGCTGCATTTGTCGAGTCCATGAAGGCGAGCGGCTTCGTGGCAGATGCTTTGAAACGCCACGGCATTGAAGGGGCCGCGGTCGCGCCGTTGGTTTGA